Proteins co-encoded in one Kutzneria chonburiensis genomic window:
- a CDS encoding helix-turn-helix transcriptional regulator has protein sequence MRDALAGRDVSSVYRQLRRVGVSQRQIAALTGQSQSEVSEILKGRQVMAYDVLARIADGLGVPRGYMGLAYDETTALKVAGSVDEAEQREDEEVKRRRFLQHAASVTMGAQVLGPDSGAWVPTAAQTPTPNRIGTTDVRQIEAATRALRSLDYQYGGGFCRDAVVAQLSWTRQLLEVEAAEPVKLRLFKAVADMHSLAGWTSFDTGLLDSARTHFAKALELAKMGNDNGLVANILYRMGRVYLHNDAAGEALKMFQLGQIAAQESGSALTVAVLCANEAWAYGMLDRPDQVQRMISRTRDEFERAQSEEAPSWVKFFDVNDLHGMIGSALSALSKFDDNRVKYAPLAVNELIKCTEGYESNMQRTHVFGLSMLAENHMRVGDVDQGVKIGNHAMRLGESIKSKRISDRLMPLQLEAGRRKNNSAALDLAERIKVYRTV, from the coding sequence ATGCGCGACGCGCTGGCCGGCCGGGACGTGAGTTCCGTCTACCGGCAGCTGCGCCGCGTCGGCGTGTCCCAGCGGCAGATCGCGGCGCTGACCGGCCAGTCGCAGTCCGAGGTCTCGGAGATCCTCAAGGGTCGCCAGGTCATGGCCTACGACGTGCTGGCGCGTATCGCGGACGGGCTCGGGGTCCCGCGCGGCTACATGGGCCTTGCCTATGACGAGACGACCGCCCTCAAGGTGGCCGGCTCCGTCGACGAGGCCGAGCAGCGTGAGGACGAGGAGGTCAAGCGGCGCCGCTTCCTGCAGCACGCGGCCTCCGTGACGATGGGCGCCCAGGTGCTGGGCCCGGACAGCGGCGCATGGGTGCCGACCGCGGCCCAGACGCCGACCCCGAACCGGATCGGCACCACGGACGTGCGGCAGATCGAGGCCGCGACCAGGGCGTTGCGCTCGCTGGACTACCAGTACGGCGGCGGGTTCTGCCGGGACGCGGTGGTCGCCCAGCTGTCGTGGACCCGCCAGCTGCTCGAGGTCGAGGCGGCCGAGCCGGTGAAGCTGCGGCTGTTCAAGGCCGTCGCCGACATGCACAGCCTGGCCGGCTGGACCTCGTTCGACACCGGCCTGCTGGACTCGGCCCGTACCCACTTCGCCAAGGCCCTCGAGCTGGCCAAGATGGGCAACGACAACGGCCTCGTCGCCAACATCCTGTACCGGATGGGCCGCGTCTACCTGCACAACGACGCCGCCGGCGAGGCGCTGAAGATGTTCCAGCTGGGCCAGATCGCCGCCCAGGAGTCGGGCTCCGCGCTCACGGTCGCGGTGCTGTGCGCCAACGAGGCCTGGGCCTACGGCATGCTCGACCGGCCCGACCAGGTGCAGCGCATGATCAGCCGCACCCGGGACGAGTTCGAGCGGGCGCAGAGCGAGGAAGCCCCGAGCTGGGTCAAGTTCTTCGACGTCAACGACCTGCACGGGATGATCGGCTCGGCCCTTTCGGCGCTGAGCAAGTTCGACGACAACCGCGTCAAGTACGCGCCGCTCGCGGTGAACGAGCTGATCAAGTGCACCGAGGGCTACGAGAGCAACATGCAACGAACCCACGTCTTCGGGCTCTCCATGTTGGCGGAGAACCATATGCGCGTCGGAGACGTAGACCAGGGCGTGAAGATCGGCAACCACGCCATGCGCCTCGGCGAGTCGATCAAGAGCAAGCGGATCTCGGACCGGTTGATGCCGCTGCAGTTGGAGGCCGGCCGGCGCAAGAACAACTCGGCGGCGCTCGACCTCGCCGAGCGGATCAAGGTGTATCGGACGGTATGA
- a CDS encoding phosphotransferase enzyme family protein — protein sequence MTASLSDGRSTRDRLRAVLGQACAEVGLDATGAELIRFVNNAVFRLARHPVVVRIVLTPGLRHRADNVVNAAQLLADYGVPAVELLPDVQQPLHIGEHSLTFWQEVPDTGDEPTAVELANLLRQMHEIPVEDASLPEWNPIDDLRRRIGDAEGWDSDDVEFLLRRCDDVETRLAEVRYELPPGVVHGDAHLGNLITTPGGTVLCDFDTTCVGPREWDLVPIAVGQLRFHHTVNKHEILADAYGFDVTRWDGFPVLREVRELKLTAAVLPIARSNPNIRSELRRRLRSVRVGDTFTRWVPYR from the coding sequence GTGACTGCTTCGTTGTCGGACGGACGCTCCACCAGGGATCGGCTACGGGCCGTCCTCGGTCAGGCGTGCGCGGAGGTCGGGCTGGACGCGACCGGTGCTGAGCTCATCCGGTTCGTGAACAACGCTGTCTTCCGGCTGGCCCGCCACCCGGTCGTGGTGCGGATCGTGCTGACCCCGGGGCTGCGGCACCGGGCCGACAACGTGGTGAACGCCGCCCAGCTGCTGGCCGACTACGGCGTGCCGGCGGTCGAGCTGCTGCCCGACGTCCAGCAGCCGCTGCACATCGGCGAGCACTCGCTGACGTTCTGGCAGGAAGTGCCGGACACCGGCGACGAGCCGACCGCGGTCGAGCTGGCCAACCTGCTGCGGCAGATGCACGAGATCCCGGTCGAGGACGCCAGCCTGCCCGAGTGGAACCCGATCGACGACCTGCGCCGGCGGATCGGCGACGCCGAGGGCTGGGACTCCGACGACGTGGAGTTCCTGCTGCGCCGGTGCGACGACGTGGAGACCCGGCTGGCCGAGGTCCGCTACGAGCTGCCGCCCGGTGTCGTGCACGGCGACGCCCACCTGGGCAACCTGATCACCACCCCCGGCGGCACGGTGCTGTGCGACTTCGACACCACCTGCGTCGGCCCGCGCGAGTGGGACCTGGTGCCGATCGCCGTCGGCCAGCTCCGGTTTCACCACACCGTGAACAAGCACGAGATCCTGGCCGACGCCTACGGCTTCGACGTCACTCGGTGGGATGGATTCCCGGTGTTGCGCGAGGTCCGTGAGCTCAAACTCACCGCCGCCGTGCTGCCGATCGCCCGCAGCAACCCGAACATCCGTTCCGAGCTGCGCCGCCGACTTCGTTCGGTTCGTGTCGGCGACACCTTCACCAGGTGGGTCCCTTACCGGTAG